The sequence below is a genomic window from Clostridium putrefaciens.
GAAAAGGCTGAGCAAACTGAACTTAATGCCATACCCGAAAGCAAAAGCTTCGTAGAATTAGATCTTCCATTTACATTTGCTAATATTAACACTAATATTGATATTGTAAACGCACCTATAAATCCACTTATTCCTACATAATTGCTTCCAAAAAATGTACCTACTCCAAGCATAATTGCAAGTGTAGCTCCAAGTGATGCACCTGATGAGATTCCAAGTATATAAGGATCTGCTAAAGGGTTTCTTACAATAGCTTGCATTACAACTCCAGATACCGAAAGGCCTATTCCTACAGCTACTGCTAAGATAATCCTTGGTAGCCTTATAAACCACACAATATCATGTAAAGCTCCTTTTGATAAAACTTCATAGTCTCCAACATTAAATACCTTGTACATTATAATTTCATAGACATCTTTTATAGAAATATCAACGGAACCCATAGTTACAGTTAATAAAACAGAAAATATCAAAACAGCTACAAGTATAATGGAAACACCTACATAAGCAGGTGTACCATTTAATAATCCATTTTCTTTATCCCTTTTATAACTTCTTTTCATTTTTATTTATTCTCGTATAACTCAGGGTATAATCCCTTAGAAATTGTTTTTATACCATCTAAGGTTCTAATTCCACTAGAATAAACCTCACTTAACATTATAGGATTAACTCGTTTTGACTTTATAGCTGAAACACTTGAAAGAGCAGGGTTATCTAGAATAGAATTTACAGCAGCATCCCTTTCAATTTCTTTTCCATAATATACTGTGAAAATAACATCTGGATTAAGCTTTACTAAATCCTCATTACCTATCTTACCATTGGATTTTGCTACAAGATCTGCCCCTACTTCTTTTGCAATATCTCCGCCTATACTATCTTCTCCATAAATTCTGTATACTCCATTTTTTTGAACTTCTAAAATTACTGATTTAACAGTTTCTTTACCTTTAACAAAGTCTTTTGATTTTTGAATTTCCTTTTTCATTTCATTAACTATATCATTTGCCTTATCTTCTACATCGAAAACTTTACCCATATTTAAAATATCATCATATTCATTTTGTAAAGTATTTGGTTTAATCACTCCGCTATTTTGGGACATGTATGTATTTATATTTCTTTCATGCCAAAAGTTAACGTCACCAAATCTTTTTTCATCAAATAAGGAATACCAGCTTAATATAAAATCAGGTTGTAATGCAATAACTTCTTCTTTACTTGGTAGCTTTTCATAATACTTTAATTTATCAAAGTCATCTTTATATTCATCTTTAACTTCATGATCTAAACCTGACGTTGCAATAATCTTGTCTTTAAGCCCTAGTGCTAGCAAAGTTTCTATTGAGTTTTGATATACTGCAACAACCTTTTCCGGAGCTTTTTCAAAGGTTAACTCCACAGGTTCTTTAGCATAATTATAAGTTTTAATTGTTACAGGATAATGTGCTGACTTTTTATTACTATCTTCTACCTTAGTTCCGTCTTTAGGTGTAGTTACTGTATCCTTATTTGTGCATCCACTTATTCCAACTACCATCATTGCTGTTAATAAAATACTT
It includes:
- a CDS encoding FecCD family ABC transporter permease encodes the protein MKRSYKRDKENGLLNGTPAYVGVSIILVAVLIFSVLLTVTMGSVDISIKDVYEIIMYKVFNVGDYEVLSKGALHDIVWFIRLPRIILAVAVGIGLSVSGVVMQAIVRNPLADPYILGISSGASLGATLAIMLGVGTFFGSNYVGISGFIGAFTISILVLILANVNGRSNSTKLLLSGMALSSVCSAFSSFIIYFSDNREGMQNITYWLMGSLAGAKWESIRIILPIVILATLFFITQYRTLNLMLLGDEVAITLGTNLHRYRQLYLIVTSVVIGFIVYSSGMIGFVGLIIPHIARMIFGTDHKRIILLSALIGAIFLVWADVLSRVIVKGSELPIGILISMIGAPCFIYLMVSKSYGFGGNS
- a CDS encoding ABC transporter substrate-binding protein — encoded protein: MKKIISILLTAMMVVGISGCTNKDTVTTPKDGTKVEDSNKKSAHYPVTIKTYNYAKEPVELTFEKAPEKVVAVYQNSIETLLALGLKDKIIATSGLDHEVKDEYKDDFDKLKYYEKLPSKEEVIALQPDFILSWYSLFDEKRFGDVNFWHERNINTYMSQNSGVIKPNTLQNEYDDILNMGKVFDVEDKANDIVNEMKKEIQKSKDFVKGKETVKSVILEVQKNGVYRIYGEDSIGGDIAKEVGADLVAKSNGKIGNEDLVKLNPDVIFTVYYGKEIERDAAVNSILDNPALSSVSAIKSKRVNPIMLSEVYSSGIRTLDGIKTISKGLYPELYENK